DNA sequence from the Myxococcus guangdongensis genome:
CGTGGCGCGAGAGGCCCGATTGGCCGAGGCCCTGCGCCACGAGGCCCGGCGTCCGTTCGACCTCCGAGGCGCGGCCCTCATCCGGGCGGCGCTGTTCGTCCTCGACGCCCGCGAGCACGCGCTGCGGCTCGAATTCCACCCCATCCTCATCGACGTCCGGTCCCAAGGGGTCCTGCTGCGGGAGCTCTCGGACCTGTATGCCGCGTACCAGCGAGGAGGCCCCGCCCCCGCCCTGCCTCCCGTGGAGTCGAGTGCCAGACCTTCCGCGAATGACGTCGGGCGCGGCCCGCTCGCGGATGACCTGCCGGCGCCCACGCGACGAGGCCCTCGCGGCGTGCCCCTCGCGACCGAGGACGTGCTCGCGGCCCTGGGCATGGCCGACGCCGCGCACAGGGCAAGGACCCTCGAGGACCTCGAACAGGTCCTTTGAACGGAGGCGGCCCCCGGGCCTCCGGCTCGACCGGAGCCCGGGCAGGCTGGAGTCGTCACCCGGGAGCCACCCGCCGGGCCCTGGGGATGCGCCAACCCCGCGGGAGCGTTGATGAATCCAGGGCCCCAGCCCCGGCCAGCCTGGTCCGGGGGTCGGCTCTTCACTCTTCGACGCCTGGGATGCGCTCCACGGTCGCATCCCACCTCCCCCCTGTTATAAAGCGCCCCCCATGCTTGAGACCGTCACCAAGGGCTTCCGCGCCGCCAAGAACCGCCTCGCCGGCAAGAGCGAGCTCACCCCGGAGCTGGTCGACGAGTCGCTCCGCGACATCCGCGTCTCGCTCCTCGAGGCCGACGTTTCCTTCGACGTGGTGAAGAAGTTCGTCGCCCGCGTCCGCGAGAAGGCCGTGGGAGAGCTCGTCCAGACCACCATCACCGATGCCTCGGGCCAGAAGCGCAAGGTCAGCCCGATGGACCACTTCATCAAGATCTGCCACGACGAGCTCGAGGCGCTGATGGGGCCGGTGGACACCGGGCTGAACCTCAAGCCCAAGGGCCAGCTGTCCGGCATCATGATGGTGGGTCTGCAGGGCTCGGGTAAGACGACGACCACGGGCAAGCTCGCCAACCGGCTGCTCCAGCAGGGCCGCAAGCCGCTGCTCGTGGCCGCGGACATCTACCGTCCGGCCGCCGTGGACCAGCTCAAGGTGCTGGGCGAGCGGCTCAAGGTGCCCGTCTACCACGAGCCCGGGGTGCAGCCGCCGGAGCTGGCGAAGCGGGGCTATGCCGCGGCCCGCGAGCAGAAGTGCGACGTGGTGCTTATCGACACCGCCGGTCGTCTCGCCATCGACGAGGCGCTGATGTCGGAGTTGGAGTCCATCAAGTCGAACGTGCACCCGGACAACATCCTGTTGGTGTGCGACGCGATGATTGGTCAGGACGCCGTGCGCACGGCGGCCGAGTTCGACCGTCGCCTGACGCTGGATGGCTTCATCCTGACGAAGCTGGACGGTGACGCGCGTGGTGGCGCGGCGCTGTCCATCAAGGAGGTCACCGGCAAGCCCATCAAGTTCCTCGGCATGGGCGAGTCGATGGACAAGCTGGAGGAGTTCCGTCCGGAGGGCCTCGCCGGCCGCATCCTCGGGTTCGGCGACATCGTCGGCCTGATGAAGGACTTCGAGAAGGTCGTCGACGAGAAGAAGGCCGAGGCGGACGCGCGCAAGCTGTTGTCCGGCCAGTTCTCGATGAAGGACTTCGTCGAGCAGATCCGCATGGTGCGGAAGATGGGTCCGCTCAAGGACCTGCTGGAGAAGTTCCCGCTCTTCGGCGAGATGACGGAGCACCTGAACCCGGACGAGAAGGAGCTCACCAAGATTGAGTCGATGTACGACTCGATGACGGTGAACGAGCGCCTGCGTCCGGACCTCATCAACACCAGCCGGGTGAACCGCATCGCCAAGGGCAGTGGTCGCAAGCCCGAGGACGTGCGCGAGCTGCTGCAGAAGTTCGGGATGATGCAGCAGGTGATGGGGACGATTGGCCAGAACCCGGGGCTTCTGGGCCGCATCCCCGGCTTCAAGCAGCTGGGTCAGCTCTCGCAGATGCGGAACATGGACCTCTCCAGCATGTTCGGTGGGGATCCGAAGATGATGGAGAAGATGATGAGCGGCGGCATGCCGGGCATGGGGTTGCCCATGCAGATGCCGCAGGTGGCGCCGGGCTACACGCCGCCCATGGGCCAGGCCGCCATGGCGAAGGCGCGGTTGATGGGCTACGCCCCGCCGTCCGCCGCGGGCGCCAAGGGCGAGGACCGCGACGCCATCAAGGAGCGCCGCAAGCGGGAGAAGGAGAACAAGAAGAAGAACCGCAAGAAGCGGTAGGCGCTCAGGCCTCCGCTGGCCCGTGAGCCAGAAGCCCGTGTCGCCCGGTGACGTCCGGGGGCACGGGCTTTCGCTTGTCCGGGGTCCAGGGCCTGGGACGGAAGCCCGGGGGTGAGACGGGGCCCGGGGGCCTCGGACGGGCGGAGGGCGTGTCATGGTAGGTGTCTGGCCTGGAACACTCTCTGCACAGCAGACCTCCATGACGAACCGACTTCGCCTGTCCGTCCCCCTCTTCGCGGTCTTCCTGCTGTCCGCCTGTATCGATGTCCCGGACGTCGCGGAGCCGGAGGACATCCCTGATGCGGGGCAGCCTCCTTCTGACGCAGGAAGTCTCCCGGACGGAGGCGAGCAGCCCGCTGGGGACTTCGAGCTCAGCGTCATGCCTACGGAGGACTCGATTCTCCAGGGCGCCACGAGGAGCTTCCAGGTCTCGCTCGTCCGCAAGAATGGCTTCAATGGGAGTGTCTCGGTGATGTTGGTGAGTCCGCCGGGAGGCATCACCGCACCCTCGGTCACGATTCCCGGTTCGAGCACGCTCTCGGCCTTGACCATCAGTGTTTCCGAGCAGGTCACGCCCGGTCCCATGACGCTCACGGTGCGTGGCATCTCCGGAGCGCTCCATCGAGACCGGAACATCTCGCTCACCATCGTTCCCCTGGGAGACCTGGCGGTCTCCTGGGTCGCCCCTTCGGCGTCTCACAGCGCCACGAATGGAGGACTGTCCGTGGAGGTCGCGGTGCAGGGCGGACAGGCCGAGAAGGTCGAGTTGATGAAGGGCGACACGGTGCTGACCACCTGGACCGCGGCGCCCTACACGTACTCCTGGGATACGACGACCGAGGCCGAGGGTGAGTACACGCTGGTGGCCAAGGCCACGAGAGCGGGGTCGACGTTCCCGAGTGTCGCGAGGACCGTGGTGGTGGACCGGACGGCGCCGAGCATCGTGAGCAGGCAGCCGGGGCACGGCGCAACGCAGGTGAGCGCCCGGACCACGGTCGAGGTGGTGTTCAGCGAGGCCGTGAAGGCGGCGACCGTGAGCACTTCGAACGTGGGCCTCACGGGCGACGGAGGGGCGTCCGTTCCTGTCACCCTGAATCTGTCGGCGGATGGACGGACCCTGACGTTGACCCCTGTTGCGCCACTGGCGGCCTCTACGTCGGTGAGCGTGCGACTTGGGACGGCGGAGCAGCCAATCACCGACGCGGCGGGCAACGTCCTCACCACGGGAGGAGTGTGGTCGTTCGCGGTCCCCTTCTGGCTCCCAATGGGAGGCGCCATCAGCGCGTATCCCGGGAACACTCCCGCGGAGAACATGGTGATGAAGGTGGGAACGGATGGGGTACCCGTCATTGCCTGGTCGGAGTCGGATGGGACCAACAAGCACATCCATGTAAGGCAATGGTCTGGACAAGACTGGCGACCACTCGGAGGACCACTTCGAGTGCACGCAATGTCAGGCGCCCACGCAGAACGTCCGGACCTTGCGATCGACAACTCTGGGCGGATCATCATCGCTTGGGATGAAGCCCTTGGGAAAGCGGGTGTCCCTCCAATTCAAGTCATGACCTGGTCGGGAACGCTGTGGCAATCCCTCACGCCACCTCCCTTCCCCAATGATTCCGACACCGAAACGACCATTCCCAAGCTCGCGGTGGACGCATCGGGCACCATCATCATCTATGCCCAAATCTATCACACCACCGCATTCTACGAATCCAAGGCATACACACTTGCAGCCAATCAGCAGGCCTGGACCCAGATAGAACTGTTTTACGGACCCGACTGGCTCAACAACAACCTCAATGCAATAACCAACACAAGCGACACCACGTTCACAGCCCACAGCAGCTACGTCGACTCGCTAGGAACTCGTGCCATCACCATCACGAAGAATCATGCATTCCCCTTTGGAGCCCCGCTCATCTCTAGCCCTACCGACGCCTATGCTGCCCAAGCAGCACTTGCCACCAATGGCGCTGGCGAGCCGCTGACGGCATGGAACGAAATCAAGGGCTTTGGGGCGTCATCCAACGTCTTCTTCTCTCGCTGGCTGGGCAGCGCGTGGCAATCTCCAGAACTCGTGACGCCACACTCGACCAACAACAGCTCTCCATCGCTCGCAATGGGGGCTGATGGTTCTCCGTTGCTGGCATGGAGTGGATTCGTCGAACCGGAACAGATGATTCTCGTCGCCAGGCGCAGCACGACCTCCTGGACACAAGTCGGCCCCGCATTGAGTGCGGAGTCAGGAGCCAGTACTCCAGCCACTCGCCCCGTGCTGGCTCTCGGAAAAGAGAATCGACCCATTGTGGCCTGGCTGGAAACGACGTCCACTGGAGCGCACGTCTACGTCGTGCAACAGAACCAGTAATTCAGCGAGGGCTGGGTATTCAACTCGCTCAGCCCTCCGTCGCCTCAGCTGTTGTCACGCTTCGGGACAACCAACCCCTGACTGAGCCGCTTGAGCACACGTTTCTTCTGGCGACGCTTATAGGCTTCGTGAGCGTTCTCTCCCTGCTCATTCAAGCGAGCGGTCTCTTGATCGACGATCTGGAACTCGACCAGGGAGATGATGACTCGGCCCTTCCGTGACCGCGCATCTTCGTGTGGAACAGGGAGATGGGCATCCATTCGGACTGGCAGGTCCACCACGAAGTTCAGCGCCCGGTAGGTATTTCCCGAGAATGAATTGCCATTCTTGTCCTCACGAGCCTCGTAGTCCTTATCGAGGTGGAGTCGATGAGTGACCTGCTCGAAGTGAGGGTTCTCCTCCAGGACGCTGCGGAAGGGGAGCAGCGTGTTTTCAGTTTGCCCAGGAACGACGAGATGAAACGGAAACAACCACTGCGTCAGGTAGTAGAGGACAGGTAACAAGTCCTCTCGGGCGCGGGTCACAATCCGGAAACGGGTCCGATCATAGACCTGCGCCGCGACCGTCTCCTTCTTGGCCAGGAGCTTGGTCACCAAGGAGTCCTGGGTCTTGATGGAGTGCGCGAACTCGACAACAGGCAACCCTTTCGCCTGCATCTCGCGAGCGACCCCTTGAACCCTCTCCGTCACCAACTCCGCGAGCTCAGCCTCGGAGATGGCGAGCCGGAACAGCAGATCTCTCCCCTCGATGTGCTGGATGACATGCATCACCTTGAGCACGACACAGGCGATCCGCCGATGCCGAACCTCCCCCTTGGCCCCGGAAGCCAGAAGGAACAGGTCATGGATTTCTGTCGGTTGGGCCACCGCGTCCGCAACGCGATAGTTGAACGTCTTCCGCAGATAGACCACCGACTCAGCCAACACACTTCGTGCCCAGGCCTCGTCGTGAGGTTGGGACAGGTCCAGCTGGCAGAGCCGTAGGAAGCGGTCGACCTCGTCTCGCGTCTGGAAGTGCATCCGACGCCAGTCGATGACAGAGCCACCCCGCAGGATGAGACGGATGCGCTCAAGCTCGCGCAAGCCCATCTCCGCCACTGTGCGAACGGGGATCTCAGGAAGGACGAGGGAGAGCAAGGGGGCCTTCACGACTGAGCTTCCTATCCGAGTCGTTCGACGCGGGAAAGCCCTGAAGGGAGCAGGCCCTCCCCCTCCCCAACGAATGGGGAAGGGGCAAGACGAAGCGTGCTGTTCCGGAGCTACCGGTCGGAAACCAGCTTGCCGGACGCGAATCGAGCCTGCGAAACCGTACGGCCATCCTCCGCGTAGATGACCTCTAGGCCATCTTGAAGGCCCTTCGCCCACGCCTGCTCCAGCTTCTTCGAGCCGTTGGCGAAGTATTCGACGCGCTTGCCATGGTAGTCATTGCGCTCGAACTCGGTCTCGCCGGTCTTCACGCCATTCGCGTCGTAGAACGTCCAACGCCCAGTCCGCAGGTTGTCCTTGAACTGCCCTTCGGACTGCTTCTGCCCATTGGCCCAGAAGTCGACGTAGGGACCATGACGGACGACTTTGTCCAGGTCCGAACTTCCTCCGTTCTTGACGCAGAAAACACCCAGGTCCTTCGTGGGCTTGCTGCCCTTCTGGGTAGTCCCGGCCGGGCACTCGAGACGAACTCCCTGACCCGCCGAAGTCTCTCCCGCAAGGGCAGGCGCGGAAACCACTGCAACAGCCAGGACAACGTGACGATAAGCCATCTCATCTCTCCTTCGCGGACGGACGCCGGACGAGCAGCGTCACCATCTATCTCAACGCAGGAAATCTTCCCTTATTCATGGCGGCCTTCACCACCCACCTGCGTTCCGGCCCCAAACGACGAGCCCCACCCCGAGTCATGGGATGGGGCTCATGCGCTACCAGCAGCTTTCAGCTGAGTGCAACGAGGCTGCGAACTACTTCTGGATGACGCCGCAGATCTCGTTACCGTCCCGGAAGTAGAGACCAATGGACAGCGTGTTGATGGCGCCCGGGCAGAAGTTCATGGTGAAGGTCGCGACCTTCCCGTTCTGGCTGGTCGTGTACTCCGAGGGGCGAATCAGGTTCACACCATTGTCCTCGGTGCCGTTGACCTTGACGTAGAGCAGGTTCTGCAGACCGGACCGCTGATCAGGGAACCGGTTGTTGCTGTTCGCCGGCTGGTAAGCCTTCACCTGGACCTTGACCGTGTCCGCAGCGCCGCACCACGGCGTCGCGTTGGTGTCCGGAGCCCAGGACTGCTTGGTGATGCTGAAGATGACCGGACCCGAGCTCGAAATCGTCCAGATGGGCTGCTTGCCACCCTGAGCAGGGTCGAAGTTCGCGCACGTGGGCGCGGGGACCTCGGTGCAGGTGCTGCTGCTGCAGAACTGGCCATAGAGGCACGTGGACTGACCCTCGCCCGAGCAGGTGGTGGGGCCGGTGTCGCCCTCCTCGCACTGACCGGAGGCGGTGTCGCACACGCGGCCGGAGCCGCAGTCATCGTTCGAGTCGCACTTCGACACGCAGACGTTGTCCAGGTCCGAGCAGACCAGGTTGCCGGAGCCGTCGCCGCCGCTGTTGCACAGCGCGTCGGTGGAGCACTGGCAGATCAGCGTGTTCGCCTGGGAGCTCGAGCCACCCAGCGCCGTACAGGTCTTCGCCGTAGCAGGACAGTCGCTGCCCGTCGTACACGTCAGCACACAGACGCTCGCGTCCGGGTGACAGATTTCATTCTCAGCGCAGTCGTCGTTGCTGGAGCACGTCGTGCCGCTCGGGTCGTCGTCGCCACAACCCGCCATCAAACCGCTCATCGCGCCAAGTGCCGAGAGCACCAGCATCATCTTACGAAGCTGCATGTTGGGAATCCCTCCGTGGATCTGCTTGGAATCGTCTGCTGGGGGGCCTCCGGCCACTGAAGTCAGGCCCCGACGTCCATTACAAGCGGTTCGGCTTTAGTCCCGCCCGTCCTGACGTGTCAACGAGTGTCGACACGCCCACGGACGCATCACCCTCGCGGAAATTCAGCCCTCACGAAAGCGAACACTCACATGGGACCTTGGCGTGACACACATGTCGCCAAGGACCCAGATTGATCCTTTCCCGCTCAGAAGGTGAACGGGAAGTCGATGGGCTCGCCCTGCTTCTTGTGCTTCGGGAACGCCCAGCTCTTGATGAGCCCCGTGATGCAGCTCGCCATGTACGTGCTGCGGTACTCGTCTGACTTGCAGGTGACGTTCGACGTCTTGCCGCTCGTCTGGATGGTCCACCGCATCACCAGCTTGCCGCTGAGCATCGGGTCCTTCTTCTTCTGCTCGTTCACGCACTTCACGATGGCGGGCTT
Encoded proteins:
- a CDS encoding condensation domain-containing protein, whose amino-acid sequence is MLVDLWKAFEQPWNLDSAPSEGSSRHRPWVFRLSGLLDWRALRLALEALEHRHEVLRTSLTVERGHVTPCVHRPGVFVLPTLSLLDGTRDSVAREARLAEALRHEARRPFDLRGAALIRAALFVLDAREHALRLEFHPILIDVRSQGVLLRELSDLYAAYQRGGPAPALPPVESSARPSANDVGRGPLADDLPAPTRRGPRGVPLATEDVLAALGMADAAHRARTLEDLEQVL
- the ffh gene encoding signal recognition particle protein; this translates as MLETVTKGFRAAKNRLAGKSELTPELVDESLRDIRVSLLEADVSFDVVKKFVARVREKAVGELVQTTITDASGQKRKVSPMDHFIKICHDELEALMGPVDTGLNLKPKGQLSGIMMVGLQGSGKTTTTGKLANRLLQQGRKPLLVAADIYRPAAVDQLKVLGERLKVPVYHEPGVQPPELAKRGYAAAREQKCDVVLIDTAGRLAIDEALMSELESIKSNVHPDNILLVCDAMIGQDAVRTAAEFDRRLTLDGFILTKLDGDARGGAALSIKEVTGKPIKFLGMGESMDKLEEFRPEGLAGRILGFGDIVGLMKDFEKVVDEKKAEADARKLLSGQFSMKDFVEQIRMVRKMGPLKDLLEKFPLFGEMTEHLNPDEKELTKIESMYDSMTVNERLRPDLINTSRVNRIAKGSGRKPEDVRELLQKFGMMQQVMGTIGQNPGLLGRIPGFKQLGQLSQMRNMDLSSMFGGDPKMMEKMMSGGMPGMGLPMQMPQVAPGYTPPMGQAAMAKARLMGYAPPSAAGAKGEDRDAIKERRKREKENKKKNRKKR
- a CDS encoding Ig-like domain-containing protein; translation: MTNRLRLSVPLFAVFLLSACIDVPDVAEPEDIPDAGQPPSDAGSLPDGGEQPAGDFELSVMPTEDSILQGATRSFQVSLVRKNGFNGSVSVMLVSPPGGITAPSVTIPGSSTLSALTISVSEQVTPGPMTLTVRGISGALHRDRNISLTIVPLGDLAVSWVAPSASHSATNGGLSVEVAVQGGQAEKVELMKGDTVLTTWTAAPYTYSWDTTTEAEGEYTLVAKATRAGSTFPSVARTVVVDRTAPSIVSRQPGHGATQVSARTTVEVVFSEAVKAATVSTSNVGLTGDGGASVPVTLNLSADGRTLTLTPVAPLAASTSVSVRLGTAEQPITDAAGNVLTTGGVWSFAVPFWLPMGGAISAYPGNTPAENMVMKVGTDGVPVIAWSESDGTNKHIHVRQWSGQDWRPLGGPLRVHAMSGAHAERPDLAIDNSGRIIIAWDEALGKAGVPPIQVMTWSGTLWQSLTPPPFPNDSDTETTIPKLAVDASGTIIIYAQIYHTTAFYESKAYTLAANQQAWTQIELFYGPDWLNNNLNAITNTSDTTFTAHSSYVDSLGTRAITITKNHAFPFGAPLISSPTDAYAAQAALATNGAGEPLTAWNEIKGFGASSNVFFSRWLGSAWQSPELVTPHSTNNSSPSLAMGADGSPLLAWSGFVEPEQMILVARRSTTSWTQVGPALSAESGASTPATRPVLALGKENRPIVAWLETTSTGAHVYVVQQNQ
- a CDS encoding TIGR04552 family protein, whose protein sequence is MKAPLLSLVLPEIPVRTVAEMGLRELERIRLILRGGSVIDWRRMHFQTRDEVDRFLRLCQLDLSQPHDEAWARSVLAESVVYLRKTFNYRVADAVAQPTEIHDLFLLASGAKGEVRHRRIACVVLKVMHVIQHIEGRDLLFRLAISEAELAELVTERVQGVAREMQAKGLPVVEFAHSIKTQDSLVTKLLAKKETVAAQVYDRTRFRIVTRAREDLLPVLYYLTQWLFPFHLVVPGQTENTLLPFRSVLEENPHFEQVTHRLHLDKDYEAREDKNGNSFSGNTYRALNFVVDLPVRMDAHLPVPHEDARSRKGRVIISLVEFQIVDQETARLNEQGENAHEAYKRRQKKRVLKRLSQGLVVPKRDNS
- a CDS encoding toxin-antitoxin system YwqK family antitoxin, which translates into the protein MAYRHVVLAVAVVSAPALAGETSAGQGVRLECPAGTTQKGSKPTKDLGVFCVKNGGSSDLDKVVRHGPYVDFWANGQKQSEGQFKDNLRTGRWTFYDANGVKTGETEFERNDYHGKRVEYFANGSKKLEQAWAKGLQDGLEVIYAEDGRTVSQARFASGKLVSDR